In Gossypium hirsutum isolate 1008001.06 chromosome D06, Gossypium_hirsutum_v2.1, whole genome shotgun sequence, one genomic interval encodes:
- the LOC107901409 gene encoding lysM domain-containing GPI-anchored protein 1, producing the protein MPNPKPNFLSFYQLLCFVLLTDVALVASKSTIEPCSNSDSCNALLGYTLYTDLKVAEVASLFQVDPISVLTANAIDISYPDVENHILPSQLFVKIPILCSCVDGIRKSVSTHYKTRPQDTLSSIADSIYAGLVSADQIREANSIDDPSVLDVGQNLVVPLPCTCFNGTDNGLPAIYLSYVVKPVDTLAGIAASYSTTITDLMNVNAMGGTSITPGDILAVPLSACASNFPKYASDHGLIVPNGSYAITASHCVQCSCGPGSRNLYCMPASLAVSCSSMQCKSSNLMLGNVTVQQSSAGCNVTSCAYSGYANGTIITSLSSSLQPRCPGPQQFPPLVAPPTYVTRDSVFAPAPAPQSDGATTATVPKTSTVPSTGSLPGFPPAGAPFGSLSNASTLMNSAAALPAALMMYLLAKLISPLSL; encoded by the exons ATGCCAAACCCAAAACCCAATTTCCTTTCCTTTTACCAACTCCTTTGCTTCGTGCTTCTCACCGATGTAGCTTTGGTAGCTTCAAAATCAACAATCGAGCCTTGTTCCAACTCTGATTCATGCAATGCTTTGTTGGGGTACACTCTCTACACCGACCTGAAAGTCGCCGAGGTTGCTTCCCTCTTCCAGGTTGACCCCATTTCGGTCCTCACGGCCAATGCCATCGATATCTCTTACCCGGATGTCGAAAACCACATCCTTCCTTCCCAACTCTTCGTCAAGATCCCCATTCTATGTTCTTGTGTTGATGGGATTCGGAAATCGGTTTCCACTCACTACAAGACCCGACCCCAAGACACGCTTTCGTCGATTGCGGATTCTATTTACGCTGGTTTGGTGTCAGCTGACCAGATTAGGGAGGCTAACTCGATTGATGATCCTTCGGTTCTCGATGTTGGGCAAAACCTTGTTGTTCCTTTGCCGTGTACTTGTTTTAATGGGACTGATAATGGACTCCCTGCTATTTACCTTTCGTATGTGGTGAAGCCAGTGGATACTTTAGCTGGAATTGCAGCGAGTTACTCCACTACCATAACAgatttgatgaatgttaatgCTATGGGGGGTACTTCTATTACGCCTGGCGACATTTTAGCTGTTCCTTTGTCAG CTTGTGCTTCGAATTTTCCTAAATATGCCTCGGATCATGGATTGATTGTGCCAAACGGGAGCTATGCTATTACTGCTAGCCATTGTGTTCAGTGCAGCTGTGGACCGGGGAGTCGCAA TTTGTACTGCATGCCTGCTTCTTTGGCTGTTTCTTGTTCAAGCATGCAATGTAAAAGCAGCAATCTCATGCTAGGGAACGTTACAGTGCAACAAAGTAGTGCTGGATGCAATGTCACTTCTTGTGCTTATAGTGGTTATGCAAACGGCACCATTATCACTTC GTTGTCATCATCTCTCCAACCTCGATGTCCAG GACCACAGCAATTTCCTCCCCTTGTAGCCCCACCTACATACGTAACGCGGGATTCAGTTTTTGCCCCAGCACCTGCACCCCAGTCAGATGGTGCCACCACCGCAACAGTGCCCAAGACTTCTACAGTGCCATCTACTGGGTCTCTTCCTGGATTTCCCCCAGCAGGTGCCCCTTTCGGAAGCTTATCTAATGCTTCGACATTGATGAATTCAGCTGCCGCCCTTCCTGCCGCACTTATGATGTACTTGCTTGCCAAATTAATCTCACCCTTGTCATTGTAA
- the LOC107901406 gene encoding neurofilament medium polypeptide isoform X3: MKEWMHRGMSRLTGKCLDGANEDGSKSSCETVEKNVSTTTEGTESPEEREPKKEVKEPCSEDEEKLDGSPVLGLLAGHKTTKVKNKETKEVSESTIQKAIRKRASYLEANSDKVTMAGLRRLLEEDLTLDKFTLDPYKKFISGKLDEVLKSREVSAAASEVKKKKLNKKSLIKPSKKVNKKMNSASSGSENDEEEDDEVEQEEGKEEEEEEDEEVKPKKKITPKGKTKNSAGLKKRKIPKIEAEMPSKKRSKHTESNSDDNSDEEDSGSVSDDGCSRSSAAKAVKRKETSAPVHGKRVEHLKSVIKLCGMSVPPSIYKRVKQVPENKREAQLIKELEDILSKEGLSANPSEKEVKDVRKRKERAKELEGIDTGNIMISSRRRPTTSFTPPPKPKIPDVSSDDESEESDEDDGDGDDDDEDADDDGNSQSEESDEEEDEDSD, encoded by the exons ATGAAGGAATGGATGCATCGTGGAATGTCAAGACTTACTGGAAAG TGTTTAGATGGTGCAAATGAGGATGGCTCCAAGAGTTCTTGTGAAACAGTGGAGAAAAATGTAAGTACAACCACTGAAGGAACAGAATCACCCGAAGAACGAGAACCTAAGAAAGAAGTAAAGGAACCTTGCTCTGAAGATGAGGAGAAATTAGATGGCTCTCCAGTTTTGGGCCTTCTGGCTGGACATAAAACTACGAAAGTTAAGAATAAAGAAACTAAAGAAGTTTCTGAGAGTACAATACAGAAAGCTATCAGGAAAAGGGCTTCATATCTTGAAGCTAATTCAGA TAAAGTCACAATGGCTGGACTTCGTCGGCTTTTGGAGGAAGATCTTACACTCGATAAATTTACACTCGATCCGTACAAGAAGTTTATATCTGGAAAATTAGATGAG GTATTAAAGTCTCGCGAAGTTTCTGCAGCTGCAAGTGaggttaagaaaaaaaaactcaataaaaaatcTCTGATCAAACCTTCTAAAAAGGTCAACAAGAAAATGAATTCTGCTTCATCAGGAAGTGAGAATGATGAGGAGGAAGACGATGAAGTAGAACAAGAGGAAGggaaagaggaagaggaagaggaagacgAAGAAGTGAAGCCCAAAAAAAAGATCACTCCTAAAGGGAAGACTAAGAACTCTGCAGGGCTTAAAAAGCGGAAAATACCTAAAATAGAGGCAGAGATGCCTAGCAAGAAGAGAAGCAAACACACAGAATCAAATTCAGATGATAATAGCGATGAAGAAGACAGTGGGAGTGTCTCTGATGATGGTTGCTCTCGATCTTCTGCTGCGAAGGCTGTCAAG AGAAAAGAAACTTCTGCTCCAGTACATGGGAAACGTGTGGAACATCTAAAGTCGGTTATCAAGTTATGTGGGATGAG TGTTCCTCCCTCAATCTACAAGAGAGTCAAACAGGTGCCTGAGAATAAACGTGAAGCCCAATTAATAAAGGAACTAGAGGATATTCTTTCTAAAGAAGGGTTGTCTGCAAATCCTTCAGAAAAAG AAGTCAAGGATGTGAGGAAGAGGAAAGAAAGAGCAAAAGAACTAGAAGGAATTGACACGGGTAATATCATGATAAGTTCACGTAGAAGGCCTACAACCAGTTTTACTCCTCCCCCAAAGCCCAAAATACCAGATGTTAGTAGTGATGATGAAAGTGAAGAAAGTGACGAGgatgatggtgatggtgatgatgatgatgaagacgCTGATGATGATGGCAACAGCCAAAGTGAAGAATCAGATGAAG AAGAAGATGAAGACAGTGATTGA
- the LOC107901406 gene encoding transcriptional regulator ATRX homolog isoform X4 — MAKEAHGSLASDADAIEATAEDIESRITTAMHSRVGHFKEQADSLTFEGVRRLLEKDLGLETFALDVQKRFVKQCLLKCLDGANEDGSKSSCETVEKNVSTTTEGTESPEEREPKKEVKEPCSEDEEKLDGSPVLGLLAGHKTTKVKNKETKEVSESTIQKAIRKRASYLEANSDKVTMAGLRRLLEEDLTLDKFTLDPYKKFISGKLDEVLKSREVSAAASEVKKKKLNKKSLIKPSKKVNKKMNSASSGSENDEEEDDEVEQEEGKEEEEEEDEEVKPKKKITPKGKTKNSAGLKKRKIPKIEAEMPSKKRSKHTESNSDDNSDEEDSGSVSDDGCSRSSAAKAVKRKETSAPVHGKRVEHLKSVIKLCGMSVPPSIYKRVKQVPENKREAQLIKELEDILSKEGLSANPSEKGVF; from the exons ATGGCAAAGGAGGCGCACGGTAGCCTCGCCTCCGACGCCGACGCCATAGAAGCGACGGCGGAGGATATCGAGTCACGTATTACCACCGCCATGCACTCTCGCGTTGGCCACTTCAAGGAACAAGCCGA TTCGTTGACCTTCGAGGGAGTTCGGAGATTGTTAGAGAAAGACTTGGGGTTAGAGACCTTTGCTTTGGATGTTCAGAAGAGATTCGTCAAGCAATGCCTGCTAAAG TGTTTAGATGGTGCAAATGAGGATGGCTCCAAGAGTTCTTGTGAAACAGTGGAGAAAAATGTAAGTACAACCACTGAAGGAACAGAATCACCCGAAGAACGAGAACCTAAGAAAGAAGTAAAGGAACCTTGCTCTGAAGATGAGGAGAAATTAGATGGCTCTCCAGTTTTGGGCCTTCTGGCTGGACATAAAACTACGAAAGTTAAGAATAAAGAAACTAAAGAAGTTTCTGAGAGTACAATACAGAAAGCTATCAGGAAAAGGGCTTCATATCTTGAAGCTAATTCAGA TAAAGTCACAATGGCTGGACTTCGTCGGCTTTTGGAGGAAGATCTTACACTCGATAAATTTACACTCGATCCGTACAAGAAGTTTATATCTGGAAAATTAGATGAG GTATTAAAGTCTCGCGAAGTTTCTGCAGCTGCAAGTGaggttaagaaaaaaaaactcaataaaaaatcTCTGATCAAACCTTCTAAAAAGGTCAACAAGAAAATGAATTCTGCTTCATCAGGAAGTGAGAATGATGAGGAGGAAGACGATGAAGTAGAACAAGAGGAAGggaaagaggaagaggaagaggaagacgAAGAAGTGAAGCCCAAAAAAAAGATCACTCCTAAAGGGAAGACTAAGAACTCTGCAGGGCTTAAAAAGCGGAAAATACCTAAAATAGAGGCAGAGATGCCTAGCAAGAAGAGAAGCAAACACACAGAATCAAATTCAGATGATAATAGCGATGAAGAAGACAGTGGGAGTGTCTCTGATGATGGTTGCTCTCGATCTTCTGCTGCGAAGGCTGTCAAG AGAAAAGAAACTTCTGCTCCAGTACATGGGAAACGTGTGGAACATCTAAAGTCGGTTATCAAGTTATGTGGGATGAG TGTTCCTCCCTCAATCTACAAGAGAGTCAAACAGGTGCCTGAGAATAAACGTGAAGCCCAATTAATAAAGGAACTAGAGGATATTCTTTCTAAAGAAGGGTTGTCTGCAAATCCTTCAGAAAAAG GAGTATTTTAA
- the LOC107901406 gene encoding uncharacterized protein DDB_G0286299 isoform X1: MAKEAHGSLASDADAIEATAEDIESRITTAMHSRVGHFKEQADSLTFEGVRRLLEKDLGLETFALDVQKRFVKQCLLKCLDGANEDGSKSSCETVEKNVSTTTEGTESPEEREPKKEVKEPCSEDEEKLDGSPVLGLLAGHKTTKVKNKETKEVSESTIQKAIRKRASYLEANSDKVTMAGLRRLLEEDLTLDKFTLDPYKKFISGKLDEVLKSREVSAAASEVKKKKLNKKSLIKPSKKVNKKMNSASSGSENDEEEDDEVEQEEGKEEEEEEDEEVKPKKKITPKGKTKNSAGLKKRKIPKIEAEMPSKKRSKHTESNSDDNSDEEDSGSVSDDGCSRSSAAKAVKRKETSAPVHGKRVEHLKSVIKLCGMSVPPSIYKRVKQVPENKREAQLIKELEDILSKEGLSANPSEKEVKDVRKRKERAKELEGIDTGNIMISSRRRPTTSFTPPPKPKIPDVSSDDESEESDEDDGDGDDDDEDADDDGNSQSEESDEEEDEDSD, from the exons ATGGCAAAGGAGGCGCACGGTAGCCTCGCCTCCGACGCCGACGCCATAGAAGCGACGGCGGAGGATATCGAGTCACGTATTACCACCGCCATGCACTCTCGCGTTGGCCACTTCAAGGAACAAGCCGA TTCGTTGACCTTCGAGGGAGTTCGGAGATTGTTAGAGAAAGACTTGGGGTTAGAGACCTTTGCTTTGGATGTTCAGAAGAGATTCGTCAAGCAATGCCTGCTAAAG TGTTTAGATGGTGCAAATGAGGATGGCTCCAAGAGTTCTTGTGAAACAGTGGAGAAAAATGTAAGTACAACCACTGAAGGAACAGAATCACCCGAAGAACGAGAACCTAAGAAAGAAGTAAAGGAACCTTGCTCTGAAGATGAGGAGAAATTAGATGGCTCTCCAGTTTTGGGCCTTCTGGCTGGACATAAAACTACGAAAGTTAAGAATAAAGAAACTAAAGAAGTTTCTGAGAGTACAATACAGAAAGCTATCAGGAAAAGGGCTTCATATCTTGAAGCTAATTCAGA TAAAGTCACAATGGCTGGACTTCGTCGGCTTTTGGAGGAAGATCTTACACTCGATAAATTTACACTCGATCCGTACAAGAAGTTTATATCTGGAAAATTAGATGAG GTATTAAAGTCTCGCGAAGTTTCTGCAGCTGCAAGTGaggttaagaaaaaaaaactcaataaaaaatcTCTGATCAAACCTTCTAAAAAGGTCAACAAGAAAATGAATTCTGCTTCATCAGGAAGTGAGAATGATGAGGAGGAAGACGATGAAGTAGAACAAGAGGAAGggaaagaggaagaggaagaggaagacgAAGAAGTGAAGCCCAAAAAAAAGATCACTCCTAAAGGGAAGACTAAGAACTCTGCAGGGCTTAAAAAGCGGAAAATACCTAAAATAGAGGCAGAGATGCCTAGCAAGAAGAGAAGCAAACACACAGAATCAAATTCAGATGATAATAGCGATGAAGAAGACAGTGGGAGTGTCTCTGATGATGGTTGCTCTCGATCTTCTGCTGCGAAGGCTGTCAAG AGAAAAGAAACTTCTGCTCCAGTACATGGGAAACGTGTGGAACATCTAAAGTCGGTTATCAAGTTATGTGGGATGAG TGTTCCTCCCTCAATCTACAAGAGAGTCAAACAGGTGCCTGAGAATAAACGTGAAGCCCAATTAATAAAGGAACTAGAGGATATTCTTTCTAAAGAAGGGTTGTCTGCAAATCCTTCAGAAAAAG AAGTCAAGGATGTGAGGAAGAGGAAAGAAAGAGCAAAAGAACTAGAAGGAATTGACACGGGTAATATCATGATAAGTTCACGTAGAAGGCCTACAACCAGTTTTACTCCTCCCCCAAAGCCCAAAATACCAGATGTTAGTAGTGATGATGAAAGTGAAGAAAGTGACGAGgatgatggtgatggtgatgatgatgatgaagacgCTGATGATGATGGCAACAGCCAAAGTGAAGAATCAGATGAAG AAGAAGATGAAGACAGTGATTGA
- the LOC107901406 gene encoding uncharacterized protein DDB_G0286299 isoform X2 produces the protein MAKEAHGSLASDADAIEATAEDIESRITTAMHSRVGHFKEQADSLTFEGVRRLLEKDLGLETFALDVQKRFVKQCLLKCLDGANEDGSKSSCETVEKNVSTTTEGTESPEEREPKKEVKEPCSEDEEKLDGSPVLGLLAGHKTTKVKNKETKEVSESTIQKAIRKRASYLEANSDKVTMAGLRRLLEEDLTLDKFTLDPYKKFISGKLDEVLKSREVSAAASEVKKKKLNKKSLIKPSKKVNKKMNSASSGSENDEEEDDEVEQEEGKEEEEEEDEEVKPKKKITPKGKTKNSAGLKKRKIPKIEAEMPSKKRSKHTESNSDDNSDEEDSGSVSDDGCSRSSAAKAVKRKETSAPVHGKRVEHLKSVINVPPSIYKRVKQVPENKREAQLIKELEDILSKEGLSANPSEKEVKDVRKRKERAKELEGIDTGNIMISSRRRPTTSFTPPPKPKIPDVSSDDESEESDEDDGDGDDDDEDADDDGNSQSEESDEEEDEDSD, from the exons ATGGCAAAGGAGGCGCACGGTAGCCTCGCCTCCGACGCCGACGCCATAGAAGCGACGGCGGAGGATATCGAGTCACGTATTACCACCGCCATGCACTCTCGCGTTGGCCACTTCAAGGAACAAGCCGA TTCGTTGACCTTCGAGGGAGTTCGGAGATTGTTAGAGAAAGACTTGGGGTTAGAGACCTTTGCTTTGGATGTTCAGAAGAGATTCGTCAAGCAATGCCTGCTAAAG TGTTTAGATGGTGCAAATGAGGATGGCTCCAAGAGTTCTTGTGAAACAGTGGAGAAAAATGTAAGTACAACCACTGAAGGAACAGAATCACCCGAAGAACGAGAACCTAAGAAAGAAGTAAAGGAACCTTGCTCTGAAGATGAGGAGAAATTAGATGGCTCTCCAGTTTTGGGCCTTCTGGCTGGACATAAAACTACGAAAGTTAAGAATAAAGAAACTAAAGAAGTTTCTGAGAGTACAATACAGAAAGCTATCAGGAAAAGGGCTTCATATCTTGAAGCTAATTCAGA TAAAGTCACAATGGCTGGACTTCGTCGGCTTTTGGAGGAAGATCTTACACTCGATAAATTTACACTCGATCCGTACAAGAAGTTTATATCTGGAAAATTAGATGAG GTATTAAAGTCTCGCGAAGTTTCTGCAGCTGCAAGTGaggttaagaaaaaaaaactcaataaaaaatcTCTGATCAAACCTTCTAAAAAGGTCAACAAGAAAATGAATTCTGCTTCATCAGGAAGTGAGAATGATGAGGAGGAAGACGATGAAGTAGAACAAGAGGAAGggaaagaggaagaggaagaggaagacgAAGAAGTGAAGCCCAAAAAAAAGATCACTCCTAAAGGGAAGACTAAGAACTCTGCAGGGCTTAAAAAGCGGAAAATACCTAAAATAGAGGCAGAGATGCCTAGCAAGAAGAGAAGCAAACACACAGAATCAAATTCAGATGATAATAGCGATGAAGAAGACAGTGGGAGTGTCTCTGATGATGGTTGCTCTCGATCTTCTGCTGCGAAGGCTGTCAAG AGAAAAGAAACTTCTGCTCCAGTACATGGGAAACGTGTGGAACATCTAAAGTCGGTTATCAA TGTTCCTCCCTCAATCTACAAGAGAGTCAAACAGGTGCCTGAGAATAAACGTGAAGCCCAATTAATAAAGGAACTAGAGGATATTCTTTCTAAAGAAGGGTTGTCTGCAAATCCTTCAGAAAAAG AAGTCAAGGATGTGAGGAAGAGGAAAGAAAGAGCAAAAGAACTAGAAGGAATTGACACGGGTAATATCATGATAAGTTCACGTAGAAGGCCTACAACCAGTTTTACTCCTCCCCCAAAGCCCAAAATACCAGATGTTAGTAGTGATGATGAAAGTGAAGAAAGTGACGAGgatgatggtgatggtgatgatgatgatgaagacgCTGATGATGATGGCAACAGCCAAAGTGAAGAATCAGATGAAG AAGAAGATGAAGACAGTGATTGA